One window of Misgurnus anguillicaudatus chromosome 13, ASM2758022v2, whole genome shotgun sequence genomic DNA carries:
- the LOC129430513 gene encoding acrosin isoform X1 — protein sequence MQGFFWRENYCMLKMFKTSPKLFFIISLILPGISAGCGQQPGLGPPKRFRILGGHSALEGAWPWQVSIQRMSGHICGGSIIDRIWVITASHCFKSSNNYKLRVVAGLNVRSGQGRGIQYRSVKQVILHEKFNESTYNNDVALLQLRHQLYFTKHVQPLCLIENEMQEKQLNFGSCYITGWGSVVSKVNTLQEAEVLLIDARTCNQRDWYNGHVNNNMICAGFDDGGVDTCQGDSGGPLQCYSKDLERFYLYGVTSHGKGCALPKKPGIYTRASRYTGWLRKAHAISVSGALIMDLSLVKLLSVLFISCWMDFLL from the exons ATGCAAGGTTTCTTCTGGCGAG AGAATTACTGCATGTTAAAAATGTTCAAAACATCTCCAaaattattctttattattagTTTGATACTCCCTGGGATAAGTGCag GTTGTGGACAGCAGCCTGGCCTGGGTCCCCCAAAGAGGTTTCGTATTTTAGGAGGGCATTCTGCATTGGAGGGTGCATGGCCTTGGCAGGTTAGTATACAACGTATGTCAGGGCATATCTGTGGTGGGTCCATCATTGATCGTATTTGGGTAATCACTGCATCCCACTGCTTCAAGAGCAG TAACAACTATAAACTGCGAGTTGTGGCTGGACTGAATGTTCGATCTGGACAAGGAAGGGGCATTCAGTATCGCTCAGTTAAGCAAGTGATCTTGCATGAAAAGTTCAATGAATCAACTTATAACAACGACGTGGCGCTCCTGCAGCTGCGTCACCAACTGTATTTTACAAAACATGTACAGCCTTTGTGTTtaattgaaaatgaaatgcaaGAGAAACAACTCAACTTTggctcatgttacattactgGCTGGGGCAGCGTAGTATCCAAAG TTAACACTCTTCAGGAAGCTGAAGTTTTGCTCATTGATGCCAGGACCTGCAATCAGAGAGACTGGTATAATGGCCATGTCAATAACAACATGATTTGCGCAGGATTTGATGACGGAGGTGTTGACACGTGccag GGTGACAGTGGTGGCCCTCTACAGTGCTACAGCAAAGATCTGGAAAGGTTTTACCTTTATGGTGTGACAAGTCATGGAAAGGGTTGTGCATTGCCTAAGAAACCTGGCATATACACTCGTGCTAGCCGGTATACGGGGTGGCTGAGAAAAGCTCATGCAATATCTGTCTCAGGTGCCTTAATCATGGACCTGTCACTTGTAAAATTACTCTCAGTCCTTTTTATCTCTTGCTGGATGGACTTCTTATTGTGA
- the LOC129430513 gene encoding acrosin isoform X2 — protein sequence MLKMFKTSPKLFFIISLILPGISAGCGQQPGLGPPKRFRILGGHSALEGAWPWQVSIQRMSGHICGGSIIDRIWVITASHCFKSSNNYKLRVVAGLNVRSGQGRGIQYRSVKQVILHEKFNESTYNNDVALLQLRHQLYFTKHVQPLCLIENEMQEKQLNFGSCYITGWGSVVSKVNTLQEAEVLLIDARTCNQRDWYNGHVNNNMICAGFDDGGVDTCQGDSGGPLQCYSKDLERFYLYGVTSHGKGCALPKKPGIYTRASRYTGWLRKAHAISVSGALIMDLSLVKLLSVLFISCWMDFLL from the exons ATGTTAAAAATGTTCAAAACATCTCCAaaattattctttattattagTTTGATACTCCCTGGGATAAGTGCag GTTGTGGACAGCAGCCTGGCCTGGGTCCCCCAAAGAGGTTTCGTATTTTAGGAGGGCATTCTGCATTGGAGGGTGCATGGCCTTGGCAGGTTAGTATACAACGTATGTCAGGGCATATCTGTGGTGGGTCCATCATTGATCGTATTTGGGTAATCACTGCATCCCACTGCTTCAAGAGCAG TAACAACTATAAACTGCGAGTTGTGGCTGGACTGAATGTTCGATCTGGACAAGGAAGGGGCATTCAGTATCGCTCAGTTAAGCAAGTGATCTTGCATGAAAAGTTCAATGAATCAACTTATAACAACGACGTGGCGCTCCTGCAGCTGCGTCACCAACTGTATTTTACAAAACATGTACAGCCTTTGTGTTtaattgaaaatgaaatgcaaGAGAAACAACTCAACTTTggctcatgttacattactgGCTGGGGCAGCGTAGTATCCAAAG TTAACACTCTTCAGGAAGCTGAAGTTTTGCTCATTGATGCCAGGACCTGCAATCAGAGAGACTGGTATAATGGCCATGTCAATAACAACATGATTTGCGCAGGATTTGATGACGGAGGTGTTGACACGTGccag GGTGACAGTGGTGGCCCTCTACAGTGCTACAGCAAAGATCTGGAAAGGTTTTACCTTTATGGTGTGACAAGTCATGGAAAGGGTTGTGCATTGCCTAAGAAACCTGGCATATACACTCGTGCTAGCCGGTATACGGGGTGGCTGAGAAAAGCTCATGCAATATCTGTCTCAGGTGCCTTAATCATGGACCTGTCACTTGTAAAATTACTCTCAGTCCTTTTTATCTCTTGCTGGATGGACTTCTTATTGTGA